Proteins from one Physeter macrocephalus isolate SW-GA chromosome 16, ASM283717v5, whole genome shotgun sequence genomic window:
- the LRRC4C gene encoding leucine-rich repeat-containing protein 4C, whose amino-acid sequence MLNKMTLHPQQIMIGPRFNRALFDPLLVVLLALQLLVVAGLVRAQTCPSVCSCSNQFSKVICVRKNLREVPDGISTNTRLLNLHENQIQIIKVNSFKHLRHLEILQLSRNHIRTIEIGAFNGLANLNTLELFDNRLTTIPNGAFVYLSKLKELWLRNNPIESIPSYAFNRIPSLRRLDLGELKRLSYISEGAFEGLSNLRYLNLAMCNLREIPNLTPLIKLDELDLSGNHLSAIRPGSFQGLMHLQKLWMIQSQIQVIERNAFDNLQSLVEINLAHNNLTLLPHDLFTPLHHLERIHLHHNPWNCNCDILWLSWWIKDMAPSNTACCARCNTPSNLKGRYIGELDQNYFTCYAPVIVEPPADLNVTEGMAAELKCRASTSLTSVSWITPNGTVMTHGAYKVRIAVLSDGTLNFTNVTVQDTGMYTCMVSNSVGNTTASATLNVTAANTTPFSYFSTVTVETMEPSQDEARTTDNNVGPTPVIDWETTNVTTSLTPQSTRSTEKTFTIPVTDINSGIPGIDEVMKTTKIIIGCFVAITLMAAVMLVIFYKMRKQHHRQNHHAPTRTVEIINVDDEITGDTPMESHLPMPAIEHEHLNHYNSYKSPFNHTTTVNTINSIHSSVHEPLLIRMNSKDNVQETQI is encoded by the coding sequence ATGTTGAACAAGATGACCTTACATCCACAGCAGATAATGATAGGTCCTAGGTTTAACAGGGCCTTATTTGACCCCCTGCTTGTGGTGCTGCTGGCTCTTCAACTTCTTGTGGTGGCTGGTCTGGTGCGGGCTCAAACCTGCCCTTCCGTCTGCTCCTGCAGCAACCAGTTCAGCAAGGTGATTTGCGTTCGGAAAAACCTACGTGAGGTTCCAGATGGCATCTCCACCAACACCCGGCTGCTGAACCTCCATGAGAACCAAATCCAGATCATCAAAGTGAACAGCTTCAAACACTTGAGGCACCTGGAAATCCTACAGTTGAGTAGGAATCATATCAGAACAATTGAAATTGGGGCCTTCAATGGTCTGGCAAACCTCAACACCCTGGAACTCTTTGACAATCGTCTTACAACCATCCCAAATGGAGCTTTTGTATATTTGTCTAAACTGAAGGAGCTCTGGTTGCGAAACAACCCCATCGAAAGCATCCCTTCTTATGCTTTTAACAGAATCCCTTCTTTGCGCCGGCTAGACTTAGGGGAATTAAAAAGGCTTTCATATATCTCAGAAGGTGCCTTTGAAGGTCTGTCCAACTTGAGGTATTTGAACCTTGCCATGTGCAACCTCCGAGAAATCCCTAACCTCACGCCGCTCATAAAACTAGATGAGCTGGATCTTTCTGGGAATCATCTGTCTGCCATCAGGCCTGGCTCTTTCCAGGGGTTGATGCACCTTCAAAAACTGTGGATGATACAGTCCCAGATTCAAGTGATTGAACGGAATGCCTTTGATAACCTTCAGTCACTGGTGGAGATCAACCTGGCACACAACAATCTAACATTACTGCCTCATGACCTCTTCACACCCTTGCATCATCTAGAACGGATACACTTACATCACAACCCCTGGAACTGTAACTGTGACATACTGTGGCTCAGCTGGTGGATAAAAGACATGGCCCCCTCCAACACAGCTTGCTGTGCCCGGTGTAACACCCCTTCCAATCTGAAAGGCAGGTACATTGGGGAGCTTGACCAGAATTATTTCACATGCTATGCTCCTGTCATTGTGGAGCCCCCAGCAGACCTCAATGTCACTGAAGGCATGGCAGCTGAGCTGAAATGTCGGGCCTCCACGTCCCTGACTTCTGTATCTTGGATTACTCCAAATGGAACAGTCATGACACATGGGGCATACAAAGTGCGGATAGCTGTGCTCAGCGATGGCACGTTAAACTTCACGAATGTAACTGTGCAAGATACAGGCATGTACACATGTATGGTGAGTAATTCTGTTGGAAATACCACTGCTTCGGCCACCCTGAATGTTACTGCAGCAAACACTACTCCCTTCTCGTACTTTTCAACCGTCACGGTAGAGACTATGGAACCTTCTCAGGATGAGGCAAGGACCACAGATAACAATGTGGGTCCCACTCCGGTGATCGACTGGGAGACCACCAACGTGACCACCTCTCTCACGCCACAGAGCACAAGGTCAACAGAAAAAACATTCACCATCCCCGTGACCGATATAAACAGTGGGATCCCAGGAATCGATGAAGTCATGAAGACTACCAAAATCATCATTGGCTGTTTTGTGGCCATCACGCTCATGGCTGCAGTGATGCTGGTCATTTTCTACAAGATGAGGAAGCAGCACCATCGGCAAAACCATCATGCCCCAACGAGGACTGTTGAAATCATTAATGTGGATGATGAGATTACAGGAGACACACCCATGGAAAGCCACCTGCCCATGCCTGCTATTGAGCATGAGCACCTAAACCACTACAACTCTTACAAATCTCCCTTCAACCACACAACAACAGTTAACACAATAAATTCAATACACAGTTCAGTGCATGAACCGTTATTGATCCGAATGAACTCTAAAGACAATGTCCAAGAGACTCAAATCTAA